The genomic DNA AATTAATCACTTTTACTCATGACATGTTAACTGGCAAcaaaggattccattcactatgctaagctaagctagcggcggcgctgccggactaagacaatgcatgcactgagacaaaaatgtgtttgcccacctatataaatatagaggagaTGGTGAATTTTCAACAAACAGTGGCGTATTCCTTTAAAGATTTCAAAGTCGTCATGATTTTAGCACAGTAGcttcttacgttctaaaaccagcctctggagactggaccagctgacttctctattggctgttgaaacaggagaagtcttttacattttaaaaccggcctctggagactcgaccagctgacttctctattggctgttgaaacgggagacgtctcttacgttctaaaaccagcctctggagattcgaccagctgacttctctattggctgttgaaacaggagacgtctcttacgttctaaaaccagcctctggagactcaaccagctgacttctctattggctgttgaaacaggagacgtctcttacattttaaaaccagcctctggagactccaccagctgacttctctattggctgttgaaacgggagacatctcttacgttctaaaaccagcctctggagactcgaccagctgacttctctattggctgttgaaacaggagacgtctcttacattttaaaaccagcctctggagactcaaccagctgacttctctattggctgttgaaacaggagacgtctcttacattttaaaaccagcctctggagactcaaccagctgacttctctattggctgttgaaacaggagacgtctcttacgttctaaaaccagcctctggagactcgaccagctgacttctctattggctgttgaaacgggagacgtctcttacgttctaaaaccagcctctggagactcgaccagctgacttctctattggctgttgaaacaggagacgtctcttacgttctaaaaccagcctctggagactccaccagctgacttctctattggctgttgaaacaggagacgtctcttacgttctaaaaccagcctctggagactcgaccagctgacttctctattggctgttgaaacaggagacgtctcttacgttctaaaactgGGCTTaatgccgaccttacaccaaattACTTTCCAAGCGATTCCTCTGTCGCAGACAAATTTTCCTATTTGAGTCTTTGAATCTTGCTAGAGTCGGGGGAGCTCCCGTCGTGTCCATCGTTTGGTGTgaggtcataaaactcagtcctaGTCAGTCTTTCTCCCGTCTGGACGTTCAGACAAAATGAAagtgtttgatattatcctaAGTTTGAAGTCTTGGTAGTGACGTTAAATCATGTAGGCGTTGTCAACTgcagacattcatctgcatgtacgacagaacagaaaatctgcagattttccctttaagttaccagctaacgctagcagtagctagctagcttggttacattttccaaaacaaatctagtatagtcttgcaatgtgtgaccctgcaagatccccagtctttacatattatgtattacgtctttaacgttagatgtgagatgctgtcagactttagtctgtTCAAAGTCTGTTCAGTCTTCTAGTGCAGCGGTCCCCAACCCCCGGGCCGCGGACCGGTACCGGTCCGTGGGTCATTTGGTACCGGGCCGCAGAGAAAGAATAAATAACTTATATTATTCTgaatgatgttttattttgaaaaatgaccgGATTCCCTCTGATACATCCGTCTATGACTCACTCTTGACGCTTGTCTCCGTCACGTGATACGTTGCCGCTAAAATGAAACCCACAAGCTAGCAAAatgagtaaaaaacaaacatctttggAAAGTTTCTTTACGAAGGGGAAAAGGCCCAATgaggagacagaagaagagCCTACGACTTCCAAGAAAAAGAAAGCTGCATTTAACAGACAATACCAGGAGTCCTACTTAAAATATGGATTTATCGCGACAGGTGATTCCCGTGCACCAAGCCCGCTCTGCATAATATGCGGTGAGCGGCTCTCTAATGAGGCAATGAAGCCTTCAAAACTGCTTCGCCACTTGGAGACCAAGCACCCTGCATTAAAAGACAAGCCTTCGGAgtattttgaaagaaaaaagcatGAACAAGAAGGACAGAAGCAATTACTGAGGGCCACCACATCAACAAATGCGAGTGCACTGAGAGCATCATACTTGGTAGCTAATCGTATTGCTAAGGCTAAGAAGCCATTCACCATTGATGAAGAATTGATCCTGCCCGCCACTAAAGACATTTGCCGTGAACTTCTAGGAGAGGCTGCGGTTAAAAAGATAGCACAGGTGCCTCTTTCGGCTAGCACCGTCAGTCGGCGCATTGAGGAAATAGCAGAGGACATTGAGACACAATTGTTGGAGAGGATTAATACATCACCGTGGTACGCACTCCAGGTTGACGAGTCTACAGATATTGACAACAAGGCAATACTACTTGTTTATGTGCGATATCTTTATCAGGAGGATGTGCATGAGGATATGTTATGTGCACTATCGTTGCCAACCAAAACCACAGCTGCAGAACTATTCAAGTCGCTGGATGATTATATATCAGGAAAACTGAAATGGTCCTTTTGTGTCGGCATATGCACAGACGGAGCTGCTGCCATGACCGGACGGCTGTCTGGTTTAGCTACTCGGATTAAGGAGGTTGCACCTGAATGTGAGTCTACGCATTGTGTCATTCACAGAGAAATGCTGGCTAGCCGAAAAATACCACCGGAACTTAACAGCGTATTGAATGATGTCGTTAAAGTTATTAACCACATCAAAGCACACGCCCTTAACTCGCGCCTGTTCGAGCAGCTTTGTGAGGAGATGGACGTGGAGCACAGACAACTTCTCTTACACACAGAAATAAGATGGTTATCCCGAGGGAGATCGCTGGCCAGAGTGTTTGAATTACGAGAGCCGCTGCAGAGATTTCTCTCAGAAAAAAAGTCACCGCTGGCAGCACATTTCAGTGACGAGGAATGGGTCGCAAAACTCGCTTACTTGTGCGACATATTCAACCTGCTCAATGAACTCAATCTGTCACTTCAGGGGAAAATGACAACTGTCTTCAAGTTGGCAGATAAAGTAGCTGCATTTAAAGCCAAACTGGATTTGTGGAGACGGCGCGTGAACAGAGGTATATTTGACATGTTTCAAACATTCGCGGGGATTTTGGAAGAGACTGAGCCCGAGCCTTCATTCTCTCAGCTGGTGCACAATCACCTGTCTTTGCTTTTAAAAGAGTTTGAGCGCTACTTCCCAACCACAAAAGACCCACGAACTGCCAAGGAATGGATCCGCGACCCATTTGTCAACAAACCAGGTGAATCCAGCATGTCTATGCAAGAAGAAGATCAACTGCTGGAGATCGCAAATGACGGCGGCCTTAAAAGTATGTTCGAGACAACAACTCTGCCGGTGTTCTGGATTAAAGTCACGGCAGAATACCCTGAGATCGCCACGAAAGCACTGAAAACCCTGTTGCCATTTCCAACATCCTATTTGTGTGAAGCGGGATTTTCTGCAGTGACAGCAACCAAAACAAAATTACGGAGTAGACTGGACATAAGCAGCACACTTCGGGTGTCATTGTCTCCCATTACTCCTAGATGGGACCGTCTCGTTGCAGAGAAACAAGCTCAGGGCTCCCATTGATTTAGCGTTATGGTGAGTTGTATTTTTCATGcactttatatttgtttttgtgttgtatctTATTTTGAAGGCATGTTTAAACATTACCATAGCGACCAGAGAGTGTTAGGGGGCAGAGAGGATGTTACTCATGTTATGTTGTTGGAGCGATGTTACGAGGACGTTGCTAATAAAGTTGCATACGAGTACACAGTGGATTCacgtttattattataaataccaCAGTTTTTATGCCGGTcgtatcattttattttgtgtatttatccGCCACACCTTAAAGGCCGGTCCGTGAAAATATTGTCTGACATTAAACCGGTCCGTGGCGCAAAAAAGGTTGGGGACCGCTGCTCTAGTGGATGGTAGGCATAAGTTACAGGATGAAAGCAGGAAtttgggcagagagagagagagagagagagagagagagagagagagagagagagagagagagggagagagagagagagagagagagagagagagagagggagaaagaggtagtaagagagagagaaagagagagagagagacagagagagagagagagacagacagacagagagagagagagagagagagagagagacagagagagagagagagagagacagagagagagagagaaagagagacagagagagagagagagagagagagacagagagacagagagagaaagagaaagaaaaagagatagagaaagagagagagagacagagagagacaaagagagagagagagagagagagacagagaaacagagagaaagagagagagagagacagacagagagacagagagagagagacagagagagagaaagatacagagagagagagagagagagagtcacatGACTTCGAACAACAGACCTGGACCACACCTGAAGTTTCTTCGTGCCAAAGAgaaattctaaaaaaaacaaaacaaaatgggaCAAATTCCCTTTTAATCACTTGTATGTGACAAGAATTAGAACAAATCTGTTTGTGCAATTGTTTCTTACATTGAGACCCATTGTTCAAACCCACAGAACTTGATTTTAGGCTCCCGTAAAGATTACCAAGTTCAGCCATTTGAACTCAAACACCACGTAACGTAAATCCTAGACGACGAAGCAGAATTGATGTTTTTCCGTTCATTCGTGGTGACTCAGCAAACAGCCTTTCTCCACGGTTCTTCACATTCAATAGTTTCATTATCTGGTCAGCCTGGCTgtcttgttttctgtattttgtgtaagCAAGGAGAACAACAGTGGTTATTTTAAACAGGTCAACAAGTCGACCAATGGGTCAGAGGGAAAGAGCATTTTTTGGAAGGCCCACCCCCAGTT from Sander lucioperca isolate FBNREF2018 chromosome 15, SLUC_FBN_1.2, whole genome shotgun sequence includes the following:
- the LOC116067627 gene encoding SCAN domain-containing protein 3-like, whose product is MSKKQTSLESFFTKGKRPNEETEEEPTTSKKKKAAFNRQYQESYLKYGFIATGDSRAPSPLCIICGERLSNEAMKPSKLLRHLETKHPALKDKPSEYFERKKHEQEGQKQLLRATTSTNASALRASYLVANRIAKAKKPFTIDEELILPATKDICRELLGEAAVKKIAQVPLSASTVSRRIEEIAEDIETQLLERINTSPWYALQVDESTDIDNKAILLVYVRYLYQEDVHEDMLCALSLPTKTTAAELFKSLDDYISGKLKWSFCVGICTDGAAAMTGRLSGLATRIKEVAPECESTHCVIHREMLASRKIPPELNSVLNDVVKVINHIKAHALNSRLFEQLCEEMDVEHRQLLLHTEIRWLSRGRSLARVFELREPLQRFLSEKKSPLAAHFSDEEWVAKLAYLCDIFNLLNELNLSLQGKMTTVFKLADKVAAFKAKLDLWRRRVNRGIFDMFQTFAGILEETEPEPSFSQLVHNHLSLLLKEFERYFPTTKDPRTAKEWIRDPFVNKPGESSMSMQEEDQLLEIANDGGLKSMFETTTLPVFWIKVTAEYPEIATKALKTLLPFPTSYLCEAGFSAVTATKTKLRSRLDISSTLRVSLSPITPRWDRLVAEKQAQGSH